A window of the Juglans microcarpa x Juglans regia isolate MS1-56 chromosome 5D, Jm3101_v1.0, whole genome shotgun sequence genome harbors these coding sequences:
- the LOC121264301 gene encoding WUSCHEL-related homeobox 9-like, with translation MASSNRHWPSMFKSKPCNTHHQWQHDINSSLMSSGCNRASYTSAGCEERSPEPKPRWNPKPEQIRILEAIFNSGMVNPPRDEIRKIRAQLQEYGQVGDANVFYWFQNRKSRSKHKLRHLQNSKNQPQQSQNDPPIKSLAATTTPSSSSSSSEKSSPKALQKTNSITFPNVTDVSHSPTASVNHTYFQSQGEILPDPFFFPVQETGGVHQNGGTSSFTQAFCFPELPNVAQVPEHTIGPCASLLLSEIMNNGDSRKDQEDQKVVKIHLQQNYIVTTHPTSHTSIVPPSIATTTGAGTDYVPHPISQIQGVGELGATATGGPSKSTVFINEVAFEVAAMPFNVREAFGNETVLIHSSGQPVRTNEWGVTLQPLQHGSFYYLI, from the exons ATGGCTTCATCTAATAGACACTGGCCTAGCATGTTCAAGTCCAAGCCTTGCAACACCCACCACCAATGGCAGCATgacatcaactcatctcttaTGTCAAGTGGATGCAACAGAGCTTCTTATACTTCAG CTGGGTGTGAAGAGCGGAGTCCGGAGCCAAAGCCAAGATGGAATCCAAAACCGGAGCAAATTCGAATACTAGAAGCAATTTTCAACTCTGGCATGGTGAACCCTCCAAGAGACGAGATCAGAAAGATCAGAGCTCAACTGCAAGAATATGGTCAAGTAGGTGATGCCAACGTCTTCTACTGGTTCCAGAACCGAAAATCAAGAAGTAAACACAAGCTCCGCCATctacaaaactcaaaaaaccaGCCCCAGCAAAGCCAGAACGACCCTCCAATTAAATCCCTTGCTGCCACCACTACTCCTTCATCCTCGTCATCTTCTTCCGAAAAATCATCCCCTAAAGCACTCCAGAAGACCAACTCCATAACCTTTCCAAATGTTACGGATGTTTCGCATTCCCCAACGGCCTCAGTGAATCATACCTATTTTCAATCCCAAGGTGAAATTTTACCCGACCCTTTCTTCTTCCCGGTGCAAGAGACCGGAGGGGTGCACCAAAACGGCGGAACGTCTAGTTTCACTCAAGCGTTTTGCTTTCCTGAACTACCAAATGTGGCTCAGGTTCCTGAACACACTATTGGGCCCTGCGCGAGTCTCTTGCTCAGTGAAATAATGAACAATGGGGATTCAAGGAAAGATCAAGAAGATCAGAAAGTCGTGAAAATCCATCTCCAGCAGAATTACATCGTGACAACTCATCCAACTAGTCACACTAGTATTGTCCCTCCGTCTATAGCTACCACTACTGGTGCTGGTACAGATTACGTTCCCCACCCCATCAGTCAAATTCAAG GTGTTGGGGAATTGGGCGCAACGGCCACTGGTGGCCCTTCAAAATCAACGGTGTTCATTAACGAGGTAGCCTTCGAGGTGGCCGCGATGCCCTTCAACGTGCGCGAGGCTTTTGGCAATGAGACTGTGCTAATTCACTCCTCAGGTCAGCCCGTTCGCACCAACGAGTGGGGTGTCACTCTCCAGCCGCTCCAGCACGGTTCATTCTATTATCTG ATTTAG